A region from the Variovorax sp. RKNM96 genome encodes:
- a CDS encoding YoaK family protein, whose protein sequence is MTNTVPATPASAPGSAWHGMLLAFTGGFVDTLGFVALFGLFTAHVTGNFVLIGAAIAGGAHSGVVGKLLALPMFVIGVAATRMFQLRGERRGLDTAVPLMATQLLFLVAFMGAGVWAGPFVSGNGVSAIAVGLVGVLTMSIQNTAARSVFARLTPSTVMTGNVTQLVMDLVDMAARAPAADAAAGRVRKAWPPIAAFAVGSLAGGLGYAHAGFWALLAPCAALAALLRLLRKQ, encoded by the coding sequence ATGACGAACACCGTGCCCGCGACCCCTGCGTCTGCGCCCGGCAGCGCATGGCACGGCATGCTGCTCGCCTTCACAGGCGGCTTCGTCGACACCCTCGGTTTCGTGGCGCTGTTCGGGCTCTTCACCGCGCATGTCACCGGCAACTTCGTGCTGATCGGTGCGGCGATTGCCGGCGGCGCGCATTCGGGCGTGGTCGGCAAGCTGCTGGCCCTGCCGATGTTCGTGATCGGCGTGGCGGCTACGCGGATGTTCCAGTTGCGGGGCGAGCGCCGCGGGCTCGACACCGCGGTGCCGCTGATGGCCACGCAGTTGCTCTTTCTTGTGGCCTTCATGGGAGCCGGCGTCTGGGCCGGTCCTTTCGTGAGCGGCAACGGCGTGTCGGCCATCGCGGTCGGCCTGGTGGGCGTGCTCACCATGTCGATCCAGAACACCGCCGCGCGCAGCGTCTTCGCGCGGCTGACGCCCAGCACGGTGATGACCGGCAACGTCACGCAGCTCGTGATGGACCTCGTCGACATGGCCGCGCGCGCACCTGCTGCAGACGCGGCCGCGGGGCGTGTGCGCAAGGCCTGGCCACCGATCGCGGCGTTCGCGGTGGGCTCGCTGGCTGGCGGCCTGGGCTATGCGCATGCGGGCTTCTGGGCGCTGCTCGCGCCCTGCGCCGCACTGGCCGCATTGCTTCGGTTACTGCGAAAGCAATAG